From the genome of Candidatus Delongbacteria bacterium, one region includes:
- a CDS encoding integron integrase yields MDGPPRLLEQVSQELRKRHRSPRTEEAYRHWVRQFVLFHGRRHPRELDARDVEAFLGWLATTRHVAASTQNQALAALLFLYKVVLETPLGPVEAFSRARVPDRLPVVLSIEEVRRLLVLLPRLPRLMASLLYGSGLRVQECMTLRIKDVDFSRRQIIVRRGKGAKDRSVPLPSAVQDSLRNQLQRVETLQARDQAAGIRVPLPDDLRSKYPRASGELAWMWLFPSSVTRPTPTGETLRWHQPPDRLQRAVHLALRQAGIHKHASCHTLRHSFATHLLEGGADIRTIQELLGHQDLRTTMIYTHVLALNRSGAASPLDRLALAPPGD; encoded by the coding sequence ATGGACGGTCCCCCACGCCTGCTGGAGCAGGTCAGCCAGGAATTGCGCAAGCGCCATCGCAGCCCGCGAACGGAAGAGGCCTATCGCCACTGGGTCCGCCAGTTCGTCCTCTTTCACGGAAGGCGGCATCCGCGGGAGTTGGACGCCCGGGATGTGGAGGCCTTTCTGGGCTGGTTGGCCACCACCCGTCACGTGGCGGCGTCCACGCAGAACCAAGCCCTGGCCGCCCTGCTGTTCTTGTACAAGGTCGTGCTGGAGACTCCCCTGGGACCCGTGGAGGCCTTTTCGCGCGCCCGCGTGCCGGATCGGCTTCCCGTGGTACTTTCCATTGAGGAGGTCAGGCGGTTGTTGGTGCTGTTGCCGCGGCTGCCGCGCCTGATGGCCTCGCTGCTCTACGGATCCGGCCTGCGGGTTCAGGAATGCATGACGCTGCGGATCAAGGATGTCGATTTCTCTCGTCGGCAGATCATCGTACGGCGCGGCAAGGGCGCCAAGGACCGCTCCGTGCCCCTGCCCTCTGCGGTGCAGGACTCCCTTCGCAACCAGTTGCAGCGCGTGGAGACCTTGCAGGCCCGGGATCAGGCCGCGGGAATCCGGGTGCCGCTGCCCGACGACCTGCGCAGCAAGTACCCGCGGGCGAGCGGCGAGCTGGCGTGGATGTGGCTCTTTCCGTCGTCCGTCACCCGCCCAACCCCGACGGGCGAGACCTTGCGTTGGCACCAGCCGCCCGATCGCTTGCAGCGCGCCGTCCATTTGGCCCTGCGCCAGGCCGGAATCCACAAGCACGCCAGCTGCCACACCCTGCGCCATTCCTTCGCCACCCACCTGCTGGAGGGCGGGGCGGACATCCGCACCATCCAGGAGCTGCTGGGCCACCAGGATCTGCGGACCACCATGATCTACACCCATGTGCTGGCCTTGAACCGCTCGGGTGCCGCCAGTCCGCTGGATCGCCTGGCGCTGGCCCCTCCGGGGGATTGA
- a CDS encoding SDR family oxidoreductase — translation MHSTSAPATALITGGAQRVGAALARHLTGRGWRLLLHWHRSRAAAEALRAELGPERVTLLQADLACAAGRVDLLRQVGETLGEQPLQLLVHNASLFPHVRLEELDDELFDTLFTLHVKTPLLLSRDLAPRLAAGHGLIITMLDAGAGLHWPGYLPYALSKQALREATIALARQLAPGVRVNGIEPGFILPPHDAPDAYRQAETRRLTEESGGPAHILKAVDYLLEATFVTGELLTVDGGRRWIRP, via the coding sequence ATGCACTCCACAAGCGCGCCGGCCACGGCGCTGATCACCGGCGGCGCCCAGCGCGTGGGGGCCGCCCTGGCCCGCCATTTGACTGGCCGGGGCTGGCGCCTGCTGCTCCACTGGCACCGCTCCCGCGCGGCGGCCGAGGCTCTGCGCGCCGAGCTGGGTCCCGAGCGTGTGACCCTGCTGCAGGCGGACCTCGCTTGCGCGGCCGGCCGGGTGGATCTGCTGCGGCAGGTCGGTGAGACATTGGGCGAACAGCCACTCCAGCTGCTGGTGCACAACGCCTCGCTCTTTCCCCACGTCCGGCTGGAGGAGCTGGACGACGAGCTCTTCGACACGCTCTTCACCCTGCACGTGAAAACGCCCCTGCTGCTCAGCCGGGACCTGGCGCCCCGCCTGGCGGCGGGCCACGGGCTGATCATCACCATGCTGGACGCCGGAGCCGGCCTGCACTGGCCGGGCTATCTTCCCTACGCGCTCTCCAAGCAGGCCCTGCGTGAGGCCACCATCGCCCTGGCCCGCCAGCTGGCGCCGGGCGTGCGCGTGAACGGCATCGAGCCCGGCTTCATCCTGCCGCCCCACGACGCCCCCGACGCCTACCGCCAGGCGGAGACGCGGCGCCTGACGGAGGAATCCGGCGGACCCGCGCACATCCTCAAGGCCGTGGACTATCTGCTGGAGGCCACCTTCGTCACCGGCGAGCTCCTCACCGTGGACGGCGGGCGGCGCTGGATCCGCCCCTAA
- a CDS encoding type II toxin-antitoxin system HicA family toxin encodes MKRQDLIRTLEQAGCVLLRHGGRHDWYQNPTTKISQPIPRHREIQESLAKHILKLLKD; translated from the coding sequence ATGAAGCGCCAGGACCTGATCCGAACGCTGGAGCAGGCCGGCTGTGTGCTGCTTCGCCACGGTGGTCGACATGACTGGTATCAGAACCCAACCACAAAGATCAGCCAGCCCATTCCACGGCATCGCGAAATCCAGGAAAGTCTGGCCAAACACATTCTCAAGCTTTTGAAGGACTGA
- a CDS encoding prolyl oligopeptidase family serine peptidase, which yields MNHPSQSSICAGLLLLGLLGTAVSHAQDAATYRQPPDPIPAILDAPQPAGLTLAPDGRRAVESTRRRLPPVAELAIPAVETAGLRLNPLTGGPLDEGHLTGLTLLELESQERRVLTLPENVRLHDLQWSPDSRQLAWCRATDSGTELWHTEVASGLSARLGTLLLNPAVTTPLQWLPDSRGLLCLRIPPGRGAAPVAGPPEGPVILENQGRAAAARTYPFLIRSQHDERLLEHHATAELVEVSLDGQERVLAGPQLALDFNVSPDGSCILWTTAHPPWSRSLPLEDFPQRVVVLDRQGRELHLVADLPLADEVSIRFGSVRPGPRFVHWRADQPATLCWAEALDGGDAGVPAAERDVLWQLAKPFDSAPRELARFQDRFSGLVWGDDELALAWESWFKERRERIWQLNPSTGSKSLLLQRDSDDAFSEPGRPLTRRTANGRSVLRRSPDGGWLYWSGRGAGPAGVHPFLDRMRIRDGRRERLWECRDPWYESVEALLDDTGERLLVSRQSPDEPENSWLLDRPRAGRKRPLGTADFRARRVTQATDPAPMLAGLTKDVLTYTRADGVELSATLYLPPGYRRGVDPPLPMVFWVYPREFRNREAAGRVTTSEFTFSRPVGTSVLFLLTQGYAVLADPALPILGEAGREPNDSYLEQLVAGARAAVEEVARLGVGDTTRLAIGGHSYGAFTAANLLAHTGLFRTALCFSGAYNRTLTPFGFQGEDRSLWQAPDTYLQMSPFLAADKITRPLLLVHGMDDPNPGTFPLQSDRFYEALKGLGASVRLVRLPAEGHGYRARESVGHVLWELSSWCDTWLRDAPPEPSSPAQP from the coding sequence ATGAACCACCCTTCACAATCTTCCATTTGCGCGGGCCTGCTGCTGCTGGGCCTGCTGGGAACCGCCGTGTCACACGCCCAGGACGCCGCCACCTATCGCCAGCCGCCGGATCCCATTCCCGCCATCCTGGACGCGCCCCAGCCCGCCGGACTCACGCTGGCGCCGGATGGCCGCCGGGCGGTGGAGAGCACCCGGCGCCGGCTGCCGCCCGTGGCTGAACTGGCCATTCCCGCGGTGGAGACCGCCGGCCTGCGCCTGAACCCGCTCACGGGCGGGCCATTGGACGAAGGCCACCTGACCGGGCTGACCCTGTTGGAGTTGGAGAGCCAGGAGCGGCGCGTCCTGACGCTGCCCGAGAACGTGCGCCTGCACGATTTGCAGTGGTCGCCGGATAGTCGGCAACTGGCCTGGTGCCGCGCCACGGACTCCGGGACCGAACTCTGGCACACGGAAGTGGCCAGCGGGCTGAGTGCGCGCCTGGGTACGTTGCTGCTCAATCCGGCGGTGACCACGCCCCTGCAGTGGCTGCCCGACAGTCGCGGCCTGCTCTGCCTGCGCATTCCGCCCGGGCGCGGCGCCGCTCCCGTCGCGGGTCCGCCGGAGGGCCCGGTGATCCTGGAGAACCAGGGCCGGGCGGCGGCGGCGCGGACCTATCCCTTCCTGATTCGCAGCCAGCACGATGAGCGCCTGCTGGAGCACCACGCCACGGCCGAACTGGTGGAGGTCTCGCTGGACGGCCAGGAGCGCGTGCTGGCCGGGCCGCAGCTCGCGCTGGACTTCAACGTCTCGCCGGACGGCTCCTGCATCCTCTGGACCACGGCCCATCCGCCCTGGTCGCGCAGCCTGCCGCTGGAGGACTTTCCCCAGCGCGTGGTGGTGCTGGATCGCCAGGGCCGCGAACTCCACCTGGTGGCCGACCTGCCCCTGGCGGACGAGGTCTCCATCCGCTTCGGCTCCGTGCGCCCCGGGCCGCGCTTCGTCCACTGGCGGGCGGACCAGCCGGCCACGCTCTGCTGGGCCGAGGCCCTGGATGGCGGCGACGCCGGCGTTCCGGCCGCGGAGCGGGACGTCCTCTGGCAGCTGGCCAAACCCTTCGACAGCGCGCCGCGCGAGCTGGCGCGCTTCCAGGACCGCTTCAGCGGGCTGGTCTGGGGCGACGACGAACTGGCGCTGGCCTGGGAGTCCTGGTTCAAGGAACGCCGCGAGCGCATCTGGCAGCTCAATCCGTCCACCGGCAGCAAGAGCCTGTTGCTGCAGCGCGACAGCGACGACGCCTTCAGCGAGCCGGGCCGACCGCTGACCCGGCGCACGGCCAACGGGCGCTCTGTGCTGCGCCGCTCGCCCGATGGCGGCTGGCTCTATTGGTCGGGCCGCGGCGCCGGCCCCGCCGGCGTGCACCCCTTCCTGGACCGCATGCGGATCCGCGACGGGCGGCGCGAGCGGCTGTGGGAGTGCCGCGACCCCTGGTATGAAAGCGTGGAGGCCCTGCTGGACGACACGGGCGAACGCCTGCTGGTCTCGCGCCAGTCGCCGGACGAGCCCGAGAACAGCTGGCTGCTGGACCGGCCCCGGGCGGGGCGGAAGCGGCCGCTGGGCACGGCGGATTTCCGGGCGCGCCGTGTGACACAGGCCACGGATCCCGCCCCCATGCTGGCGGGCCTGACCAAGGACGTGCTGACCTACACGCGGGCCGACGGCGTGGAGCTCTCCGCAACGCTCTACCTGCCGCCGGGCTATCGGCGGGGCGTGGACCCGCCGCTGCCCATGGTCTTCTGGGTCTATCCGCGCGAGTTCCGCAACCGCGAGGCGGCGGGCCGGGTGACCACGTCCGAGTTCACATTCAGCCGACCGGTGGGCACCTCGGTGCTCTTCCTGCTCACCCAGGGCTACGCCGTGCTGGCCGATCCCGCGCTGCCCATCCTGGGCGAAGCGGGCCGCGAGCCCAACGACAGTTATCTGGAGCAACTGGTGGCGGGCGCGCGGGCCGCCGTGGAGGAGGTGGCGCGTCTGGGCGTGGGGGACACCACGCGGCTGGCCATCGGGGGGCATTCCTACGGCGCGTTCACGGCGGCCAACCTGCTGGCGCACACCGGGCTGTTCCGCACGGCCCTCTGTTTCAGCGGCGCCTACAACCGCACGCTGACGCCCTTCGGGTTCCAGGGCGAGGATCGTTCGCTCTGGCAGGCCCCGGACACCTATCTGCAGATGTCGCCCTTCCTGGCCGCAGACAAGATCACGCGGCCCCTGTTGCTGGTACACGGCATGGACGATCCCAACCCGGGGACCTTCCCGCTGCAGAGCGACCGCTTCTATGAGGCGTTGAAAGGTCTGGGAGCCAGCGTACGGCTGGTGCGCCTGCCGGCGGAGGGACACGGCTATCGTGCCCGGGAGAGCGTGGGCCACGTCCTGTGGGAGTTGAGCAGCTGGTGTGACACCTGGCTGAGGGACGCGCCGCCGGAGCCGTCCAGCCCGGCGCAGCCCTGA
- the mutY gene encoding A/G-specific adenine glycosylase has translation MEELSIPVRQAVLEWFRAVARDLPWRRERTPYRVWISEIMLQQTRVETVLPYYAAFLAAFPELGQLAAAPEDEVMARWAGLGYYSRARNLMACAREVQTRYGGQFPADPAALRGLPGFGPYTTAAVGSLAFGLPLAALDGNVIRVLCRLFALEDPPARPAVRRRLQVLADGLLETGAPGDWNEALMELGARVCLPGRPRCAECPLAPECRARALGRQEDLPRRAERPRTPLRAVLVLLVRDAAGRVLARRRGDEGMLRGLWELPSAERPVDPVGLDEAWSVLESELRLALVADPDVRETGALRFRHVYSHFQAQVLARRLEQPGQAEAPAGSVWLEPADCARLGFSARDRRILDEPAWEVT, from the coding sequence ATGGAAGAACTTTCTATCCCTGTCCGCCAAGCTGTGCTGGAGTGGTTCCGGGCCGTGGCTCGGGATCTGCCCTGGCGACGCGAGCGCACGCCCTACCGGGTCTGGATCAGCGAGATCATGCTGCAGCAGACCCGGGTGGAGACGGTGCTGCCCTACTACGCGGCCTTTCTGGCGGCCTTTCCCGAGCTCGGCCAGCTGGCCGCCGCGCCCGAGGACGAAGTGATGGCGCGCTGGGCCGGGTTGGGCTACTACTCGCGAGCCCGCAACCTGATGGCCTGTGCGCGCGAAGTCCAGACCCGCTACGGCGGACAGTTTCCGGCCGACCCGGCAGCGCTGCGCGGCCTGCCCGGATTCGGGCCCTACACCACGGCGGCGGTGGGCAGCCTGGCCTTCGGTCTGCCGCTGGCCGCGCTGGATGGAAACGTGATTCGCGTGCTCTGCCGGCTGTTCGCACTGGAGGATCCGCCCGCCCGCCCGGCCGTGCGCAGGCGGCTGCAGGTACTGGCCGACGGGCTGTTGGAAACCGGGGCGCCCGGCGACTGGAACGAGGCGCTGATGGAGCTGGGGGCCCGGGTCTGCCTGCCCGGGCGCCCGCGCTGCGCGGAGTGTCCGCTGGCCCCGGAGTGCCGGGCCCGCGCCCTAGGCCGGCAGGAGGACTTGCCGCGCCGCGCGGAGCGGCCCCGGACACCGCTGCGGGCTGTCCTGGTGCTGCTGGTTCGCGACGCCGCCGGGCGCGTGCTGGCGCGCCGCCGCGGGGACGAGGGCATGCTGCGCGGCTTGTGGGAGTTGCCCAGTGCCGAGCGGCCCGTGGATCCGGTCGGTCTGGATGAGGCTTGGTCGGTGCTCGAGTCGGAGTTGCGCCTCGCGTTGGTAGCCGATCCCGACGTGCGTGAGACAGGCGCCCTGCGCTTCCGGCACGTCTACAGCCACTTCCAGGCCCAGGTGCTGGCCCGGCGACTGGAGCAGCCGGGCCAAGCCGAGGCCCCCGCCGGCAGCGTCTGGCTGGAGCCGGCGGACTGCGCGCGGCTGGGCTTTTCCGCCCGGGACCGGCGCATCCTGGACGAACCCGCTTGGGAGGTCACATGA
- a CDS encoding aldehyde dehydrogenase family protein, producing the protein MDRDLASIQEVRDMLTRARAAADVFKHFSQDQTDRVVHAMASAALANAKRLARMAVEETSFGRIEDKTVKNTFSSKNLLEYVGPLKTCDVISRDEQRRIHEIAVPMGIVAALVPCTNPTSTAIFKSIISLKSRNAIVLSPHPKARGCILETTRLLHDAACSVGAPRDLVQCMTIPTLEGTQELLRNKLTSVILATGGSDMVRAAYSSGKPAYGVGPGNVPAYVDRTADVPKAARDIIAGKSFDWGTVCASEQSVVADRPISGKLMEELRRAGGHFLTAEEKARLQAVMVDKRGHLNPEIVGRSPQHIGGLAGLKIPPAARALIVMLDDVGPKDPLSCEKLSPVLGFYVVDGWKAGCDLSARILEYGGVGHTFAIHCQDPDIVMEFGLHKPAFRIVVNSSSTHGAIGYTTGLIPSLTLGPGTWGGSITSDNVGPLHLVNIKRVAWEINPLDGPAKGAETKWGYDEQFRFRPKTEVQAQAAGAGVATPTPGSAAHQYGKSGMSDEEIDRIVKEFKR; encoded by the coding sequence ATGGACCGAGATCTGGCCTCCATCCAGGAAGTGCGGGACATGCTGACGCGGGCCCGGGCCGCGGCGGACGTCTTCAAGCATTTCTCCCAGGACCAAACGGACCGCGTGGTCCACGCCATGGCCTCCGCCGCGTTGGCCAACGCCAAGCGCTTGGCGCGCATGGCCGTGGAAGAGACCAGTTTCGGGCGCATCGAGGACAAGACGGTCAAGAACACCTTCAGCTCGAAGAACCTGCTGGAGTACGTGGGTCCGCTCAAGACCTGCGACGTCATCTCGCGCGACGAGCAGCGCCGCATCCACGAGATCGCCGTGCCGATGGGCATCGTGGCCGCGCTGGTGCCCTGCACCAATCCGACTTCCACGGCCATTTTCAAATCGATCATCTCCTTGAAGAGCCGCAACGCCATCGTCCTGAGCCCGCATCCCAAGGCCCGGGGCTGCATCCTGGAGACCACGCGCCTGTTGCACGACGCCGCCTGCTCCGTGGGCGCCCCGCGCGACCTGGTCCAGTGCATGACCATCCCCACGCTGGAAGGGACGCAGGAACTGCTGCGCAACAAGCTCACCAGCGTGATCCTGGCCACGGGCGGCAGCGACATGGTGCGCGCGGCCTACAGCTCGGGCAAGCCGGCCTACGGCGTGGGGCCGGGCAACGTGCCCGCCTACGTGGATCGCACGGCGGACGTGCCCAAGGCCGCGCGGGACATCATCGCCGGCAAGAGTTTCGATTGGGGCACCGTGTGCGCCAGCGAGCAAAGCGTGGTGGCGGACCGGCCCATCTCCGGCAAACTGATGGAAGAGCTGCGGCGTGCCGGCGGTCATTTCCTCACTGCCGAAGAAAAGGCCCGCCTGCAGGCCGTGATGGTGGACAAGCGCGGACACTTGAACCCCGAGATCGTGGGGCGCAGCCCGCAGCACATCGGCGGCCTGGCCGGCCTGAAGATTCCGCCCGCCGCGCGCGCGCTGATCGTCATGCTGGACGACGTGGGCCCCAAAGATCCGCTCTCCTGCGAGAAGCTGAGCCCCGTGCTGGGCTTCTACGTGGTGGACGGCTGGAAGGCTGGTTGCGACCTGTCCGCGCGCATCCTGGAGTACGGCGGCGTGGGGCACACCTTCGCCATCCACTGCCAGGACCCGGACATCGTGATGGAATTCGGCCTGCACAAGCCGGCCTTCCGCATCGTCGTCAACTCCTCCTCCACCCACGGCGCCATCGGCTACACCACGGGCCTGATTCCCTCGCTGACGCTGGGGCCGGGCACCTGGGGCGGCAGCATCACCAGCGACAACGTGGGTCCGCTGCACCTGGTCAACATCAAGCGCGTGGCCTGGGAGATCAACCCGCTGGACGGGCCGGCCAAGGGCGCCGAGACCAAGTGGGGCTACGACGAGCAGTTCCGCTTCCGGCCCAAGACCGAGGTGCAGGCCCAGGCCGCCGGCGCCGGGGTCGCGACTCCGACTCCAGGAAGCGCCGCGCACCAGTACGGCAAGAGCGGGATGTCCGACGAGGAGATCGACCGCATCGTCAAGGAATTCAAGCGCTGA
- a CDS encoding type II toxin-antitoxin system HicB family antitoxin: protein METRKFTWYQEGPAFIGWLDEFPSYRTQAETLDELQENLRDLLHDLVSGEIPHVLHAGELKVA from the coding sequence ATGGAAACGCGCAAATTCACGTGGTATCAAGAAGGCCCGGCCTTTATCGGTTGGCTGGATGAGTTTCCGAGCTATCGGACCCAGGCGGAGACACTGGACGAACTGCAGGAGAACCTGCGTGACCTGCTTCACGATTTGGTTTCCGGTGAGATTCCCCACGTATTGCACGCAGGGGAGTTGAAGGTTGCATGA
- a CDS encoding zinc ribbon domain-containing protein, giving the protein MPFFVYHCPDCEAEIELLRPASQRDEPVRCETCGSGRPTRSAASYASALGSGSAGGRASASSCGGGGGFT; this is encoded by the coding sequence ATGCCCTTCTTCGTCTACCATTGCCCCGACTGCGAGGCCGAGATCGAACTGCTGCGGCCCGCCAGCCAGCGCGACGAGCCCGTTCGCTGCGAGACCTGCGGCAGCGGGCGACCCACCCGCAGCGCGGCGTCCTATGCCTCGGCGCTGGGCTCCGGCAGCGCGGGCGGCCGCGCTTCGGCGTCCTCGTGCGGCGGAGGCGGCGGATTCACCTGA